Proteins found in one Candidatus Eisenbacteria bacterium genomic segment:
- a CDS encoding tetratricopeptide repeat protein, translating into MDARAVSHRAGYLFFAAGALLYVCAIFVASGSPGPGAWGIHLAGFLALPGKLLVFTLLGVGVAASAVVAFKPPARQVPPGDHPLHEILRITAGPRFALLAGYAAILWLLRTRTHFLGDGMIWLYGLREGDLSAPTEPLAQAIWQTASGALRQLGAPVLSSTLAMVSIACGAVTAVIFWGIAREIALGGGGFVTAFLLLMTMGATGLFYGYIESYPPVAVAILAYLLAGLRCARRGRGLFLLVLAFAVAVASHLVTLYLAPSLLFLILRGPVSQVRRAALIGLAVALPATLLVLLGSGPAQWLHTFELATGAARVGPVATSTMRPYEIVSLGHAIDLANVMLLVVPVPLLLLLAGIVQRRGRVPEASSPGAFLGIASGAGLLGALALVLPVAAAQDWDLTSLLILPLGVFGIWAGRSLCASGGKLIRVSVLGISLGSLLAFVLVNASDRAGTRRYETLVGPHARITDFARWYAYELLAHYYRHRGDYGSAMAYVDLLLRTEPANPRYWAMGGATLVGMGRYAEAVPLLTEALRRSPNRAGTRTNLGISYSALGRYREALPTSSERR; encoded by the coding sequence ATGGATGCGCGCGCCGTGAGCCATCGCGCTGGGTATCTTTTCTTTGCCGCAGGGGCCCTCCTCTATGTGTGTGCGATCTTTGTGGCGAGCGGATCCCCTGGTCCGGGCGCGTGGGGGATTCACCTCGCGGGTTTTCTTGCTCTGCCCGGGAAGCTCCTGGTCTTCACACTCCTCGGCGTTGGGGTCGCCGCTTCAGCAGTGGTCGCCTTCAAGCCGCCGGCTCGGCAAGTTCCTCCGGGGGATCACCCGCTCCATGAAATCCTGAGAATTACCGCTGGACCTAGGTTCGCGCTCCTTGCCGGGTACGCCGCGATACTCTGGTTGCTGCGCACACGCACCCATTTTCTAGGCGACGGAATGATCTGGCTCTACGGGCTCAGGGAGGGGGATCTTTCCGCGCCAACGGAGCCGCTCGCCCAGGCCATCTGGCAGACGGCATCCGGAGCTCTGCGACAACTCGGCGCCCCTGTCCTTTCCTCCACGCTGGCGATGGTGTCGATCGCGTGCGGAGCTGTGACCGCTGTCATTTTCTGGGGGATCGCGCGCGAAATCGCCCTCGGAGGCGGGGGATTCGTCACCGCGTTCCTGCTCCTCATGACCATGGGGGCCACGGGGCTGTTTTACGGCTATATCGAGAGCTACCCTCCTGTCGCTGTCGCGATCCTGGCGTACCTCCTCGCCGGGCTTCGGTGCGCTCGACGCGGAAGAGGGCTGTTCCTCCTTGTCCTTGCGTTCGCCGTGGCCGTGGCGTCCCACCTCGTCACGCTGTACCTCGCGCCGTCGCTCCTATTTCTCATTCTCCGTGGACCGGTGTCTCAGGTTCGTCGAGCGGCCCTGATCGGGCTGGCCGTAGCGCTCCCTGCCACGCTCTTAGTCTTACTCGGAAGCGGACCGGCGCAGTGGCTTCATACCTTCGAGCTCGCCACGGGCGCCGCGCGGGTCGGCCCGGTAGCAACTAGCACAATGAGGCCCTACGAAATCGTGTCGCTTGGTCACGCGATCGATCTCGCGAACGTTATGCTCCTCGTTGTACCTGTACCGCTACTCCTACTCTTGGCGGGCATCGTGCAGCGCCGAGGGCGGGTCCCGGAAGCCAGTTCACCCGGCGCCTTCCTGGGCATCGCCAGCGGCGCCGGTCTCTTGGGCGCCCTGGCCCTCGTTCTTCCTGTCGCAGCCGCTCAGGATTGGGACCTGACCTCCCTGCTGATCCTACCCTTGGGGGTTTTCGGGATTTGGGCCGGTCGGTCGCTCTGCGCTTCGGGTGGGAAGCTGATCCGGGTGAGCGTCCTGGGCATCAGCCTCGGATCGCTCCTAGCCTTTGTGCTCGTGAACGCAAGTGATAGGGCAGGGACGAGAAGGTACGAAACCCTGGTCGGTCCCCATGCCAGAATTACAGACTTCGCCCGGTGGTACGCCTACGAGTTGCTCGCCCACTATTACCGTCATCGTGGGGATTATGGTAGCGCCATGGCCTACGTCGATCTCTTGCTCCGGACGGAGCCGGCGAATCCGCGATATTGGGCCATGGGAGGGGCGACACTTGTTGGCATGGGTCGCTATGCCGAGGCGGTCCCCCTTCTCACCGAGGCCCTGCGGCGGAGTCCGAACCGAGCGGGGACCAGGACGAACCTGGGTATCTCCTACTCGGCCCTCGGACGCTACCGGGAGGCCCTCCCCACGAGTTCAGAGAGGCGGTGA
- a CDS encoding laccase domain-containing protein has translation MSRRIGREEPVARRSPRARLGEPRAAREEQRGGERHERRGPRCGLRSAGKAGTLRAVSQEALEELVVWRPGKGHLPETAWFGIPTRRGGVSIGPYASLNFGLEVGDEREAVLRNRAIAFGALGIPGPGPLRLHQVHGTRIVEPDDAPCEADGFIVRAGDPWVAVSAADCAPVALVARSGARGALLHSGWRGTRGRIAARAVRLLAARGVPVGEILASIGPCIHACCYPIGPEIARDFPGQVLKPHAAGTALDLPLAISLALRAEGVREDAILVAQECTSCEAGSFYSHRRDRGVTGRHWALFHLATAE, from the coding sequence ATGAGCCGCCGCATAGGCCGCGAGGAGCCGGTCGCGCGCCGAAGCCCCCGAGCTCGGCTTGGCGAGCCGCGCGCAGCCCGCGAGGAGCAACGCGGCGGCGAGCGCCACGAGAGACGCGGACCGCGATGCGGCTTGCGCTCCGCGGGCAAAGCGGGCACGCTGCGCGCCGTGTCGCAGGAAGCGCTCGAGGAACTGGTGGTGTGGCGCCCCGGCAAGGGGCATCTTCCGGAGACGGCGTGGTTCGGGATCCCGACGCGCCGCGGCGGCGTGAGCATCGGCCCATACGCTTCGCTCAATTTCGGGCTCGAAGTGGGAGACGAGCGCGAGGCGGTGCTCCGGAACCGGGCGATCGCATTCGGGGCGCTCGGGATTCCCGGCCCGGGGCCCCTGCGGCTGCACCAGGTCCACGGGACCCGGATCGTCGAGCCGGACGACGCGCCGTGCGAAGCGGACGGATTCATCGTCCGCGCCGGGGACCCCTGGGTCGCGGTGTCGGCCGCGGACTGCGCCCCGGTGGCGCTGGTCGCGCGGAGCGGCGCCCGGGGCGCCCTTCTTCACTCGGGGTGGCGTGGTACCCGCGGCCGGATCGCGGCCCGCGCGGTCCGTCTCCTCGCGGCGCGAGGCGTTCCCGTCGGGGAGATCCTCGCTTCGATCGGCCCGTGCATCCATGCCTGCTGCTATCCCATCGGGCCGGAGATCGCGCGCGATTTTCCGGGTCAGGTCCTGAAACCGCACGCGGCGGGCACCGCGCTCGACCTTCCGCTCGCGATCTCCCTCGCGCTTCGGGCGGAGGGGGTTCGCGAGGACGCGATCCTCGTGGCGCAAGAGTGCACCTCGTGCGAGGCCGGAAGCTTCTACTCCCATCGGCGGGACCGCGGCGTCACGGGCCGCCACTGGGCGCTCTTTCACCTCGCGACTGCCGAATAG
- a CDS encoding phosphatase PAP2 family protein, producing the protein MLADWDAALFRAIHHGMHHRWLDPVMMALTDPGRWKVPLLALFALVFLLRGRRGAIAVVVLSLTIAASDQLSSHVLKPVFRRARPSVSLHDAKPLFGVRTSWSFPSSHASNFFAAAPVAAAAIPQAAIPAYALASVVSLSRIYVGDHYPSDVLGGAILGLFLGFLGRKAFFRSERSILGRARAPAGVDEGTSIRQSRGERAPSGGP; encoded by the coding sequence ATGCTGGCCGACTGGGACGCCGCGCTCTTCCGGGCGATCCACCACGGGATGCATCATCGATGGCTGGATCCCGTCATGATGGCGCTCACCGACCCCGGGCGCTGGAAGGTTCCCCTCCTCGCGCTCTTCGCGTTGGTGTTCCTGCTCCGGGGACGCCGCGGCGCGATCGCCGTGGTCGTGCTCTCGCTCACGATCGCCGCCTCCGACCAGCTGAGCAGCCACGTGCTGAAGCCGGTCTTCCGCAGGGCGCGCCCGTCGGTGTCGCTCCACGACGCCAAGCCTTTGTTCGGGGTGCGGACCTCCTGGTCGTTCCCCTCGAGCCACGCGAGCAACTTCTTCGCGGCGGCGCCCGTCGCGGCCGCGGCGATTCCGCAGGCGGCGATCCCTGCGTACGCCCTCGCCTCGGTGGTGTCCCTGTCGCGGATCTACGTCGGGGACCACTACCCGAGCGACGTCCTGGGGGGAGCGATTCTCGGCCTGTTCTTGGGGTTTCTGGGAAGGAAGGCGTTCTTCCGCTCGGAGCGCAGCATCCTGGGGCGCGCCCGCGCGCCGGCCGGGGTGGACGAGGGAACGTCTATTCGGCAGTCGCGAGGTGAAAGAGCGCCCAGTGGCGGCCCGTGA